In the Agrococcus sp. Marseille-Q4369 genome, one interval contains:
- a CDS encoding AMP-binding protein, with amino-acid sequence MTIVVETSGSSGRPKRVIISDEAVRASTEAAIERLGGAGQWVLALPEQYIAGKNVIWRNAVSGAPLVRTEGAFTAEAFVEAVQSLEHERKYTSLVPTQLARLVDAAALDRSFIGPIARLDRILLGGQRAPFGLIERAARLGWRVTRTYGATETVGGCVWDGRPLRDVKLRLTDQIEIAGRQLADGYDDPALTEQRFVVDGSGTRWYKTGDAGSLISGLLQVSGRIDDVINSGGIKVSLAAVEHVVQTFAPDAVVVAAPHPEWGEVPAVVTTLKPSLAEIRAAVGNALGKPARPNHLVTVSVMPTTASGKPDRKRLTRLVASRTQERRRGLFG; translated from the coding sequence ATGACGATCGTCGTGGAGACCAGCGGGTCGAGCGGCAGGCCGAAGCGCGTCATCATCTCCGATGAGGCCGTGCGGGCGTCGACCGAGGCCGCGATCGAGCGGCTCGGCGGGGCGGGCCAGTGGGTGCTCGCGCTGCCGGAGCAGTACATCGCGGGCAAGAACGTCATCTGGCGCAACGCCGTCTCGGGCGCGCCGCTCGTGCGCACCGAGGGCGCCTTCACCGCGGAGGCGTTCGTCGAGGCGGTGCAGAGCCTCGAGCACGAGCGGAAGTACACGTCGCTCGTGCCGACGCAGCTCGCGCGGCTCGTCGACGCGGCCGCCCTCGACCGCTCGTTCATCGGGCCGATCGCGCGGCTCGACCGCATCCTGCTCGGTGGGCAGCGCGCGCCGTTCGGGCTCATCGAGCGCGCCGCGCGGCTCGGTTGGCGCGTCACCCGCACCTACGGCGCGACCGAGACGGTCGGCGGATGCGTGTGGGACGGCCGGCCGCTGCGCGACGTGAAGCTGCGCCTCACCGACCAGATCGAGATCGCCGGCCGGCAGCTCGCCGACGGCTACGACGACCCTGCGCTCACCGAGCAGCGCTTCGTCGTCGACGGCTCAGGCACCCGCTGGTACAAGACGGGCGACGCCGGCAGCCTCATCAGCGGGCTGCTGCAGGTCTCGGGCCGCATCGACGACGTCATCAACTCCGGCGGCATCAAGGTGTCGCTCGCGGCGGTCGAGCACGTCGTGCAGACCTTCGCGCCCGACGCGGTCGTCGTCGCGGCGCCGCACCCCGAGTGGGGCGAGGTGCCGGCGGTCGTGACGACGCTCAAGCCGTCGCTCGCCGAGATCCGCGCGGCGGTCGGCAACGCGCTCGGCAAGCCCGCGCGCCCCAACCACCTCGTGACGGTGTCGGTGATGCCGACCACGGCATCCGGCAAGCCCGACCGCAAGCGCCTCACGCGGCTCGTCGCGAGCCGCACGCAGGAGCGGCGCCGGGGGCTGTTCGGCTGA
- a CDS encoding DUF4229 domain-containing protein, giving the protein MGPSMRYLVVRAALFLVPFALLMIADVPWPISLLVALAFAFAASIVFFGKLRDEAARDLQRMRQGRKREGAGPDDADIEDEVLDAGAGGAAPTAGVARDADAGAVDANAARADLADAAPEAPPARQTDAADGHDASEPRP; this is encoded by the coding sequence ATGGGCCCCTCGATGCGCTACCTCGTCGTGCGCGCTGCGCTGTTCCTCGTGCCGTTCGCGCTGCTGATGATCGCCGACGTGCCGTGGCCGATCTCGCTGCTCGTCGCGCTCGCGTTCGCGTTCGCCGCGTCGATCGTGTTCTTCGGCAAGCTGCGCGACGAGGCGGCCCGTGACCTCCAGCGGATGCGTCAGGGGCGCAAGCGCGAGGGCGCCGGTCCCGACGACGCCGACATCGAGGACGAGGTGCTCGACGCGGGCGCTGGGGGCGCTGCCCCGACGGCGGGCGTCGCGCGCGACGCGGACGCGGGCGCGGTCGACGCGAACGCCGCTCGAGCGGACCTCGCCGACGCGGCGCCCGAGGCGCCGCCCGCCCGCCAGACCGACGCGGCCGACGGGCACGACGCATCCGAGCCGCGCCCCTGA
- a CDS encoding cytochrome c biogenesis protein ResB, with protein sequence MSQSSDPLRPSDHVDSTATTSQPPLGVRGWARFLWRQLTSMRTAIVLLLLLAVAAIPGSLVPQESSDPNGVIQVRADNPELVWLYDALSLHDVYSSPWFSGIYILLFTSLVGCVVPRLAHHWKAMRAKPPRTPARLSRLVGFQTVPGDASDLDRADRVLRRLGYRTARYGESVSAERGYLRETGNLLFHISMLGLLLVIGLGSGFGYDGQRLLVEGRGFANTLSSFDSFSSGQWFDEASLEPFAVVLDDLQVEYETENRDAIGAPLDFTALVSVTDAAGERDAQIKVNEPLNVAGADLYLISNGYAPRISVRDASGEVVYDQYTPFLAQDDAMTSLGVIKLPDGLEEQLGLRGFFYPTAVPLDTGALASAYPDLANPVLSLQAFAGDLGLDRGVPRSVYALETDEMTQIAGGDSGTDALTLAPGQTIDIPGGLGTITFEDVRRYGVIEVHVDHTQTPVFWITVLLFVSLLASLLVPRRRLWVKAVGDRLELAGLARGEDPTLERAVDDLARRLVDDASAAGDDDASAATDAVGATAGEARSAGLTDRPRE encoded by the coding sequence TTGTCACAGTCATCTGATCCGCTGCGGCCGAGCGACCACGTCGACTCCACCGCCACGACCTCGCAGCCGCCGCTCGGCGTGCGCGGCTGGGCGCGCTTCCTCTGGCGCCAGCTCACCTCGATGCGCACCGCGATCGTGCTGCTGCTCCTGCTCGCGGTCGCCGCGATCCCCGGCAGCCTCGTGCCGCAGGAGTCGAGCGACCCGAACGGCGTCATCCAGGTGCGCGCCGACAACCCCGAGCTCGTCTGGCTCTACGACGCGCTCTCCCTCCACGACGTCTACTCGAGCCCGTGGTTCTCGGGCATCTACATCCTGCTGTTCACGTCGCTCGTCGGCTGCGTCGTGCCGCGGCTCGCGCACCACTGGAAGGCGATGCGCGCCAAGCCGCCGCGCACGCCCGCGCGCCTCTCGCGGCTCGTGGGGTTCCAGACCGTGCCCGGGGACGCATCCGACCTCGACCGCGCCGACCGCGTGCTGCGCCGCCTCGGCTACCGCACCGCCCGCTACGGCGAGTCGGTCTCGGCCGAGCGCGGCTACCTGCGCGAGACCGGCAACCTGCTCTTCCACATCTCGATGCTCGGCCTGCTGCTCGTCATCGGCCTCGGCTCGGGCTTCGGCTACGACGGGCAGCGACTGCTCGTCGAGGGGCGCGGCTTCGCGAACACGCTCTCGAGCTTCGACTCGTTCTCGTCGGGGCAGTGGTTCGACGAGGCCTCGCTCGAGCCGTTCGCGGTCGTGCTCGACGACCTGCAGGTCGAGTACGAGACCGAGAACCGCGACGCGATCGGCGCGCCGCTCGACTTCACGGCGCTCGTGTCGGTCACCGACGCGGCCGGCGAGCGCGACGCGCAGATCAAGGTCAACGAGCCGCTGAACGTCGCGGGCGCCGACCTGTACCTCATCTCGAACGGCTACGCGCCGCGAATCTCGGTGCGGGATGCGTCGGGCGAGGTCGTGTACGACCAGTACACGCCGTTCCTCGCGCAGGACGACGCGATGACGAGCCTCGGCGTCATCAAGCTGCCGGACGGGCTCGAGGAGCAGCTGGGCCTGCGCGGCTTCTTCTACCCGACCGCGGTGCCGCTCGACACCGGCGCGCTCGCCTCCGCCTACCCCGACCTCGCGAACCCCGTGCTCTCGCTGCAAGCGTTCGCGGGCGACCTCGGGCTCGACCGCGGGGTCCCGCGCTCGGTGTACGCCCTCGAGACCGACGAGATGACCCAGATCGCCGGCGGCGACTCCGGGACGGATGCGCTGACGCTCGCACCCGGGCAGACGATCGACATCCCCGGCGGGCTCGGCACCATCACGTTCGAGGACGTGCGGCGCTACGGCGTCATCGAGGTGCACGTCGACCACACGCAGACCCCGGTGTTCTGGATCACGGTGCTGCTGTTCGTCTCGCTCCTCGCGTCGCTCCTCGTGCCGCGCCGCCGCTTGTGGGTGAAGGCCGTGGGCGACCGGCTCGAGCTCGCCGGGCTCGCGCGCGGCGAGGACCCGACGCTCGAGCGCGCCGTCGACGACCTCGCGCGACGGCTCGTCGACGACGCCTCGGCGGCGGGCGACGACGACGCTTCGGCGGCGACGGATGCGGTCGGCGCGACCGCGGGCGAGGCCCGGTCGGCAGGGCTCACTGATAGGCCGCGAGAGTAG
- a CDS encoding SDR family oxidoreductase translates to MRKGSDTVIDGSTRIVITGGGSGIGRLVALAAARKGAHVVLWDRDERAARAVVAEIDTEDGRATAVVVDLTDADAIELAAAETLMLGPVDVVVNNAGVISGKPLASLSVAQIERTMRVNAIAPILVTRAFLPAMRDAGRGRIVTVASAAGFIGVAGQTDYAASKFAAVGFMESLRAELRKERSPITTLTVAPFYIDTGMFDGVTTKVPALLPILSQARVATQILAAIESRRTLLALPPLVRLVPAIKALPTALGDLVADALGVNEGMDAFRGRQATHRDGERALR, encoded by the coding sequence ATGCGCAAGGGCTCTGACACCGTCATCGACGGCTCGACGCGGATCGTCATCACCGGCGGCGGCAGCGGCATCGGCCGGCTCGTCGCGCTCGCGGCGGCGCGGAAGGGCGCCCACGTCGTGCTCTGGGACCGCGACGAGCGAGCGGCGCGCGCGGTGGTCGCCGAGATCGACACGGAGGACGGCCGCGCGACCGCCGTCGTCGTCGACCTCACCGACGCCGACGCGATCGAGCTCGCGGCCGCCGAGACGCTCATGCTCGGCCCCGTCGACGTCGTCGTCAACAACGCGGGCGTCATCTCCGGCAAGCCGCTCGCCTCGCTGAGCGTCGCCCAGATCGAGCGCACGATGCGCGTCAACGCGATCGCGCCCATCCTCGTCACGCGCGCTTTCCTGCCCGCGATGCGCGACGCGGGCCGCGGGCGCATCGTCACCGTCGCGAGCGCCGCCGGCTTCATCGGCGTCGCGGGCCAGACCGACTACGCCGCGAGCAAGTTCGCCGCGGTCGGCTTCATGGAGTCGCTGCGCGCGGAGCTGCGCAAGGAGCGCTCGCCCATCACGACCCTCACAGTCGCGCCGTTCTACATCGACACCGGCATGTTCGACGGCGTCACGACGAAGGTGCCGGCGCTGCTGCCGATCCTGTCGCAAGCGCGCGTCGCGACGCAGATCCTCGCCGCGATCGAGTCGCGGCGCACGCTGCTCGCGCTGCCGCCGCTCGTGCGCCTCGTGCCGGCGATCAAGGCGCTGCCGACCGCGCTCGGCGACCTGGTGGCGGATGCGCTGGGCGTCAACGAGGGGATGGACGCGTTCCGCGGTCGGCAGGCCACGCACCGCGACGGCGAGCGGGCGCTCCGCTGA
- a CDS encoding DUF559 domain-containing protein → MELLEWMGTVGGVCTTRAARDFATGDELVRHRAEGRLWSPLRGWLALAGVRNDVTRALRAGGVLTCVSAFREHGLWTPHGPQHLHVRVHRETHSARVDRSERAAGITVHRLHFWLPEERPTFGIDAPETALAVATACVSEADVIGATDSAVTSGRLSLEDVRELAARLPRDRRRGLERASGETGSGSESTFALLLRRAGIRYVHQFEPRPGHFSDFRIGRSLIVEIDSQLWHATPQQQAKDRERDAALTAMGYRVLRFTYEQVLFQPDYVMSIVLALVRRRAHLRPIWG, encoded by the coding sequence ATGGAGCTCCTCGAGTGGATGGGAACAGTCGGCGGCGTCTGCACGACCCGGGCCGCGCGCGACTTCGCCACGGGCGACGAGCTCGTGCGGCACCGCGCGGAAGGCCGGCTCTGGTCGCCGCTCCGGGGCTGGCTCGCGCTCGCGGGCGTGCGCAACGACGTCACGCGGGCGCTGCGGGCGGGCGGCGTGCTGACCTGCGTCTCGGCGTTCCGCGAGCACGGCCTCTGGACACCGCACGGGCCGCAGCACCTTCACGTGCGCGTGCACCGCGAGACGCACAGCGCGCGCGTCGACCGCTCGGAGCGGGCTGCGGGGATCACCGTGCACCGCCTGCACTTCTGGCTGCCGGAGGAGCGACCGACGTTCGGCATCGATGCCCCCGAGACGGCCCTCGCGGTCGCGACCGCGTGTGTGTCAGAGGCCGATGTCATCGGCGCGACAGACTCCGCGGTGACCTCTGGACGCCTCTCGCTGGAGGATGTGCGCGAGCTCGCGGCGCGCTTGCCTCGAGACCGACGACGCGGCCTGGAGCGCGCGAGCGGTGAGACGGGCTCAGGCTCGGAGTCGACGTTCGCGCTCCTGCTGCGGCGCGCCGGCATCCGGTACGTGCACCAGTTCGAACCGCGGCCGGGCCACTTCTCCGACTTCCGGATCGGCCGCTCGCTCATCGTCGAGATCGACTCGCAGCTGTGGCACGCGACGCCGCAGCAGCAGGCGAAGGATCGCGAGCGCGACGCGGCGCTGACGGCGATGGGTTACCGCGTGCTGCGCTTCACGTACGAGCAAGTGCTCTTCCAGCCGGACTACGTCATGTCGATCGTGCTGGCCCTGGTGCGGCGGCGCGCGCACCTCCGCCCGATCTGGGGCTGA
- a CDS encoding o-succinylbenzoate synthase, with protein sequence MHVVSLPLATRFRGVEVREAALFSGVAGWGEWSPFLEYEAEEAARWLRAALEDADRERPARMRESVPVNATLPAVAPDAVAGVLARYDGCRTVKVKVAERGQVLADDIARVAEVRTLLPDVRIRLDANGGWNLDEAESAIRALERFDLEYVEQPCATVPELAELRSRVRKLDIPIAADESVRKAEDPLLVARAGAADIVVVKAQPLGGIRAALEIVAEAGLPAVVSSALDTSVGLSMGAGLAGALPELPYDCGLGTGALLAADVAAPLVPVGGAIPVGRVSPDPALLEAHAAAPERVEHWRERLAAALPHL encoded by the coding sequence ATGCACGTCGTGTCGCTGCCGCTCGCCACGCGCTTCCGCGGCGTCGAGGTGCGGGAGGCGGCGCTCTTCTCGGGCGTCGCCGGTTGGGGCGAGTGGAGCCCGTTCCTCGAGTACGAGGCCGAGGAGGCCGCGCGCTGGCTGCGGGCGGCGCTCGAGGACGCGGATCGCGAGCGACCGGCGCGGATGCGCGAGTCGGTGCCCGTCAACGCGACGCTGCCTGCCGTCGCGCCCGACGCGGTCGCGGGCGTGCTCGCGCGCTACGACGGCTGCCGCACCGTGAAGGTCAAGGTCGCCGAGCGCGGCCAGGTGCTCGCCGACGACATCGCGCGCGTCGCGGAGGTGCGGACGCTGCTGCCCGACGTGCGCATCCGGCTGGACGCGAACGGCGGCTGGAACCTCGACGAGGCCGAGTCGGCGATCCGGGCGCTCGAGCGCTTCGACCTCGAGTACGTCGAGCAGCCGTGCGCGACCGTGCCGGAGCTCGCGGAGCTGCGCTCTCGGGTGCGGAAGCTCGACATCCCGATCGCCGCCGACGAGTCGGTTCGGAAGGCGGAGGACCCGCTGCTCGTCGCGCGAGCCGGTGCCGCCGACATCGTGGTGGTGAAGGCGCAGCCGCTCGGCGGCATCCGCGCGGCGCTCGAGATCGTCGCCGAGGCGGGGCTGCCGGCGGTCGTCTCATCGGCGCTCGACACGTCGGTGGGGCTCTCGATGGGCGCCGGGCTCGCTGGCGCGCTGCCCGAGCTGCCCTACGACTGCGGGCTCGGCACGGGCGCGCTGCTCGCGGCCGATGTCGCGGCGCCGCTCGTGCCGGTCGGCGGCGCCATCCCGGTCGGCCGCGTCTCCCCCGACCCCGCGCTGCTCGAGGCGCACGCGGCTGCGCCAGAGCGGGTCGAGCACTGGCGCGAGCGGCTCGCGGCGGCGCTCCCCCACCTCTGA
- the menD gene encoding 2-succinyl-5-enolpyruvyl-6-hydroxy-3-cyclohexene-1-carboxylic-acid synthase: protein MRWLILGGILALVVTVYALVDLTVTDDRRIRRLNRVLWVVLIVVVPVFGPIAWLAWGKGPRSAARPMAPDDDPSFSRSTLVSDEEADRRIAELEAQLAALDDEDPRTPPAPSPAPTDRSWAPTPGTTPTTPTGLAVARPMTATRRVPDALPAAAYADRLVAALADAGVGDIVVCPGSRSQSIALAAARLAREGALHLHVRIDERSGAFLALGLARETRRPVAIVVTSGTALANLHPAMLEAHHSDVPLIAITADRPTELHGIRANQTTRQAGIFGDAARVVLDVGADALCEPEDDAVSAVRAALGWRDREHTEPGPVQLNIAFREPLSGGAPTQHRRVERVERPQMPSATLLPAPRTVVIAGADAGAAAVDVAEALAAPLLAEPTSGARFGRLLVPHGCDVVPQLADEVRRVVVLGHPTLSRSVTGLIRRPDVEVVVLGRAGQDNVRGTGVTRVLAGRIEVEPAEPDDADRAWVERWLHAGRALADARDAEAAPDSELTRADYARAELAEGRTPINRRELVSQVWDRTWPHDRLVVAASRLIRELDLVAGPKAVRAHANRGLAGIDGTVSTASGIAVAHERESAGGITRLLIGDLALLHEAGGLHVPPGEERPRLQIVVGNDNGGSLFELLEVAGSADPGDFARVQRTPHDVDLEHLAAAYGWPFERVVDRAGLRRALSQPRPGIIEAVLEGGADAQGL, encoded by the coding sequence ATGAGATGGCTCATCCTCGGCGGGATACTCGCCCTCGTGGTGACGGTCTACGCGCTCGTCGACCTCACCGTGACGGACGACCGCCGCATCCGCCGTCTCAACCGCGTGCTGTGGGTCGTGCTCATCGTCGTCGTGCCCGTCTTCGGCCCGATCGCCTGGCTCGCGTGGGGCAAGGGCCCCCGCTCGGCGGCGCGCCCGATGGCACCCGACGACGACCCGTCGTTCTCGCGCTCGACGCTCGTCTCCGACGAGGAGGCCGATCGCCGCATCGCCGAGCTCGAGGCGCAGCTCGCCGCGCTCGACGACGAGGACCCGCGCACCCCGCCCGCACCGAGCCCCGCCCCGACCGACCGGTCGTGGGCCCCGACGCCGGGAACGACCCCGACGACTCCGACGGGTCTGGCCGTCGCTCGCCCGATGACGGCGACGCGGCGCGTGCCTGACGCCCTTCCCGCAGCCGCCTACGCCGACCGGCTTGTCGCCGCGCTCGCCGACGCGGGCGTCGGCGACATCGTCGTCTGCCCCGGCTCGCGCTCGCAGTCGATCGCGCTCGCCGCTGCCCGCCTCGCGCGCGAGGGCGCGCTGCACCTGCACGTGCGCATCGACGAGCGCTCGGGCGCATTCCTCGCGCTCGGGCTCGCGCGCGAGACCCGGCGCCCCGTCGCGATCGTCGTGACGAGCGGCACCGCGCTCGCGAACCTCCACCCCGCGATGCTCGAGGCGCACCACAGCGACGTGCCGCTCATCGCCATCACCGCCGACCGGCCGACCGAGCTGCACGGCATCCGCGCCAACCAGACGACCCGGCAGGCGGGCATCTTCGGGGACGCGGCTCGCGTCGTGCTCGATGTGGGAGCGGATGCGCTGTGCGAGCCCGAGGACGACGCGGTCAGTGCCGTCCGTGCCGCGCTGGGCTGGCGTGACCGCGAGCACACCGAGCCCGGCCCCGTGCAGCTCAACATCGCCTTCCGCGAGCCGCTCTCGGGCGGGGCGCCGACGCAGCATCGCCGCGTCGAGCGGGTCGAGCGGCCGCAGATGCCGAGCGCGACGCTCCTGCCCGCGCCTCGCACGGTCGTGATCGCGGGCGCCGACGCGGGCGCCGCAGCGGTCGACGTCGCCGAGGCGCTCGCGGCGCCGCTGCTCGCCGAGCCGACCTCCGGCGCTCGCTTCGGCCGGCTGCTCGTGCCGCACGGCTGCGACGTCGTGCCGCAGCTCGCCGACGAGGTGCGGCGCGTCGTCGTGCTCGGCCACCCGACCCTCTCGCGCTCGGTGACCGGCCTCATCCGTCGGCCCGACGTCGAGGTCGTCGTGCTCGGCCGCGCCGGGCAGGACAACGTGCGCGGCACCGGCGTCACGCGCGTGCTCGCCGGGCGCATCGAGGTCGAGCCCGCTGAGCCCGACGACGCCGATCGCGCGTGGGTCGAGCGCTGGCTGCACGCGGGCCGCGCGCTCGCCGACGCGCGCGATGCCGAGGCGGCGCCCGACTCGGAGCTCACGCGCGCCGACTACGCGCGGGCGGAGCTCGCGGAGGGGCGCACGCCCATCAACCGCCGCGAGCTCGTGAGCCAGGTGTGGGACCGCACGTGGCCGCACGACCGGCTCGTCGTCGCGGCGTCGCGGCTCATCCGCGAGCTCGACCTCGTCGCCGGCCCGAAGGCGGTGCGCGCCCACGCCAACCGCGGGCTCGCCGGCATCGACGGCACCGTCAGCACCGCATCCGGCATCGCCGTCGCGCACGAGCGCGAGAGCGCCGGCGGCATCACGCGGCTGCTCATCGGCGACCTCGCCCTGCTGCACGAGGCAGGCGGCCTGCACGTGCCGCCCGGGGAGGAGCGGCCGCGGCTGCAGATCGTCGTCGGCAACGACAACGGCGGCAGCCTCTTCGAGCTGCTCGAGGTCGCCGGCAGCGCCGACCCCGGCGACTTCGCGCGCGTGCAGCGCACCCCGCACGACGTCGACCTCGAGCACCTCGCGGCCGCCTACGGCTGGCCGTTCGAGCGCGTCGTCGACCGCGCCGGCCTCCGGAGGGCCCTGTCGCAGCCGAGACCGGGCATCATCGAGGCAGTGCTGGAAGGGGGCGCGGATGCGCAAGGGCTCTGA
- a CDS encoding 1,4-dihydroxy-2-naphthoyl-CoA synthase, with protein sequence MTISPLFDPAEWGDAEPGYDDITVHRSRDGRIGRVAFDRPEVRNAFRPHTVDELHRALDGLRQDSRVGVVLLTGNGPSPKDGGWAFCSGGDQRIRGRDGYRYAEGTDAGSIDPARSGRLHILEVQRLIRFMPKVVIAVVPGWAAGGGHSLHVVCDLTIASAEHARFKQTDADVGSFDAGYGSAYMARQTGQKFAREVFFLAREYSADRALQAGAINASVPHAELESTAIEWAREILTKSPTAIRMLKFAFNAVDDGLVGQQIFAGEATRLAYGTDEAVEGRDSFLEKREPDWSGYPWHY encoded by the coding sequence GTGACCATCTCGCCCCTGTTCGATCCCGCCGAGTGGGGCGATGCGGAGCCCGGCTACGACGACATCACGGTGCACCGCTCGCGCGACGGCCGCATCGGCCGCGTCGCCTTCGACCGGCCCGAGGTGCGCAACGCCTTCCGGCCCCACACCGTCGACGAGCTGCACCGCGCGCTCGACGGCCTGCGGCAGGACAGCCGGGTGGGCGTCGTGCTCCTCACGGGCAACGGCCCGAGCCCGAAGGACGGCGGCTGGGCCTTCTGCTCGGGCGGCGACCAGCGCATCCGCGGCCGCGACGGCTACCGCTACGCCGAGGGCACCGACGCCGGGTCGATCGACCCGGCGCGGAGCGGTCGCTTGCACATCCTCGAGGTGCAGCGCCTCATCCGCTTCATGCCGAAGGTCGTCATCGCGGTCGTGCCGGGCTGGGCGGCGGGCGGCGGCCACTCGCTCCACGTCGTCTGCGACCTCACGATCGCGAGCGCCGAGCACGCGCGGTTCAAGCAGACGGATGCCGACGTCGGGTCGTTCGACGCCGGGTACGGATCCGCGTACATGGCGAGGCAGACGGGGCAGAAGTTCGCCCGCGAGGTGTTCTTCCTCGCCCGCGAGTACAGCGCCGACCGTGCCCTGCAGGCCGGCGCGATCAACGCATCCGTGCCGCACGCCGAGCTCGAGTCGACCGCGATCGAGTGGGCTCGCGAGATCCTGACGAAGAGCCCGACGGCGATCCGGATGCTGAAGTTCGCGTTCAACGCCGTCGACGACGGGCTCGTCGGGCAGCAGATCTTCGCCGGCGAGGCGACCCGGCTCGCGTACGGCACCGACGAGGCCGTCGAGGGTCGCGACTCGTTCCTCGAGAAGCGGGAGCCCGACTGGTCGGGCTACCCGTGGCACTACTGA
- a CDS encoding 1,4-dihydroxy-2-naphthoate polyprenyltransferase codes for MANPRSGNPANRAQHAGTAPSPATARDWIAASRPRTLGMAVAPVALGTAAAFNAEGYHLGIAIACLLLAICMQIGVNFANDYSDGVKGTDAVRVGPGRLVGAGKAAPEAVRNVAIGFLAAGALAGIAVVVLSGRWWLLAVGAVCIVAAWGYTGGKRPYGYYALGELMAFLFFGPVAVCGTVYAMLGRVTDDSIALGIAIGAISAALMLCNNLRDIDTDRAAGKRTLATLLGRGPSKALYVLLMLVPFGILWVFSYALAYGFVVFAVLLLAGPAMVIVITARTPRDLITALGLTGVTALLYGVGLAVAIWGGPAGFVGA; via the coding sequence ATGGCCAACCCCCGCTCCGGCAACCCCGCCAATCGCGCGCAGCACGCCGGCACCGCTCCTTCGCCCGCGACCGCGCGCGACTGGATCGCCGCATCCCGCCCCCGCACGCTCGGCATGGCGGTCGCCCCCGTCGCGCTCGGCACCGCGGCCGCGTTCAACGCCGAGGGCTACCACCTCGGCATCGCGATCGCGTGCCTGCTGCTCGCGATCTGCATGCAGATCGGCGTGAACTTCGCGAACGACTACTCCGACGGCGTGAAGGGCACCGACGCCGTGCGGGTCGGCCCGGGCCGACTCGTCGGCGCCGGCAAGGCCGCGCCCGAGGCGGTGCGGAACGTCGCGATCGGCTTCCTCGCCGCGGGCGCGCTCGCCGGCATCGCCGTCGTGGTGCTCAGCGGCCGGTGGTGGCTGCTCGCGGTCGGCGCCGTCTGCATCGTCGCCGCGTGGGGCTACACGGGCGGCAAGCGGCCCTACGGCTACTACGCGCTCGGCGAGCTCATGGCCTTCCTCTTCTTCGGCCCGGTCGCGGTGTGCGGCACCGTCTACGCGATGCTCGGCCGCGTCACCGACGACTCGATCGCGCTCGGCATCGCGATCGGCGCGATCTCGGCCGCGCTCATGCTGTGCAACAACCTGCGCGACATCGACACCGACCGCGCCGCCGGCAAGCGCACGCTCGCGACGCTGCTCGGCCGCGGCCCGTCGAAGGCGCTCTACGTGCTGCTCATGCTCGTGCCGTTCGGCATCCTGTGGGTGTTCTCGTACGCGCTCGCCTACGGCTTCGTCGTCTTCGCGGTGCTGCTGCTCGCGGGTCCCGCCATGGTCATCGTCATCACCGCGCGCACGCCGCGCGACCTCATCACCGCGCTCGGCCTCACGGGCGTGACCGCGCTGCTCTACGGCGTCGGCCTCGCGGTCGCGATCTGGGGCGGCCCGGCCGGCTTCGTCGGCGCCTGA
- the ccsB gene encoding c-type cytochrome biogenesis protein CcsB, giving the protein MAVYTLAFVAYAVDVARRSAAAAVPEEARELVSAGAPGAPARPAASAPAASGSAARPGRGARIGFALIVIAWALHLGGAVLRGLAAGRVPWANMYEFALTGVAVIVGVFVLSRLWRDLNFLGVFISGLATVFLGLATVNFYVTPTPLPPALQSYWLVIHVFVATLATGFFALGSGLSILQLIKERRDSGFLRALPSTVQLEDLAYRVGVIGFIFWTFTLIAGAIWAEHAWGRYWGWDTKEVWTFVIWVVYAGYIHARATRGWRGSRSAWLQLVGFAAIIFNYSVVNLFFKGLHAYSGL; this is encoded by the coding sequence ATGGCCGTCTACACGCTCGCGTTCGTCGCCTACGCGGTCGACGTCGCGCGCCGCTCCGCGGCAGCCGCCGTGCCCGAGGAGGCGCGCGAGCTCGTGAGCGCGGGCGCGCCCGGTGCGCCTGCGCGACCCGCCGCATCCGCCCCCGCCGCCTCTGGGTCAGCCGCCCGTCCGGGCCGCGGCGCGCGCATCGGCTTCGCGCTCATCGTGATCGCGTGGGCGCTGCACCTCGGCGGCGCCGTGCTGCGCGGCCTCGCCGCCGGCCGCGTGCCGTGGGCGAACATGTACGAGTTCGCGCTCACGGGCGTCGCCGTCATCGTGGGCGTCTTCGTACTGTCGCGGCTGTGGCGCGACTTGAACTTCCTCGGCGTGTTCATCTCGGGCCTCGCGACCGTCTTCCTCGGGCTCGCGACCGTCAACTTCTACGTCACGCCGACGCCGCTGCCGCCCGCGCTGCAGTCGTACTGGCTCGTCATCCACGTCTTCGTCGCGACGCTCGCGACCGGCTTCTTCGCGCTCGGGTCGGGCCTCAGCATCCTGCAGCTCATCAAGGAGCGGCGCGACAGCGGCTTCCTGCGGGCGCTGCCCTCGACGGTGCAGCTCGAGGACCTCGCCTACCGCGTCGGCGTCATCGGCTTCATCTTCTGGACCTTCACGCTCATCGCCGGCGCGATCTGGGCCGAGCACGCGTGGGGCCGCTACTGGGGCTGGGACACGAAGGAGGTCTGGACCTTCGTGATCTGGGTCGTCTACGCCGGCTACATCCACGCGCGGGCGACGCGCGGCTGGCGCGGCTCGCGCTCGGCGTGGCTGCAGCTCGTCGGCTTCGCCGCGATCATCTTCAACTACTCGGTCGTCAACCTCTTCTTCAAGGGCCTGCACGCCTACAGCGGCCTCTAG